From one Thermatribacter velox genomic stretch:
- a CDS encoding isocitrate/isopropylmalate dehydrogenase family protein — MAYRVTLIPGDGTGPEITETTKAVIEATGVEIEWDVQEAGADVLEKYGTPLPEQVIESIRKNKVALKGPITTPVGTGFRSVNVALRKALDLYACVRPCKTYPGVRSRYSGIDLVVVRENTEDLYAGVEFERGKPETQEIIKTIKNLGAGEIREDSGISIKAISVFASERIVRFAFEYARKYKRRKVTAVHKANIMKYSDGLFLEVARNVAREYPDIEFEDRIVDNMCMQLVQKPELYDVLVLPNLYGDIISDLGAGLVGGLGVAPGANIGEQYAVFEPTHGSAPKYKGLYKVNPIAMILSGVMMLRHLGEEEKADRLEKAVAEVIKEGKKVTYDMKPTPDDPTACKTYEVGEAIIEKLKSL, encoded by the coding sequence ATGGCATATCGGGTAACTCTGATTCCAGGCGATGGCACTGGACCCGAAATTACCGAAACCACTAAAGCGGTGATTGAAGCCACTGGCGTGGAAATAGAATGGGACGTTCAAGAAGCAGGTGCGGACGTACTCGAAAAATATGGTACTCCTCTTCCTGAGCAGGTTATCGAATCCATCCGCAAAAATAAAGTGGCCCTTAAAGGACCTATCACCACCCCGGTGGGCACCGGCTTTAGAAGTGTTAACGTGGCTCTGCGCAAGGCCCTGGACCTCTATGCTTGCGTTCGCCCCTGTAAAACCTATCCCGGTGTACGATCCCGATACTCGGGCATCGATCTTGTAGTGGTGCGTGAAAACACCGAAGACCTTTACGCAGGGGTAGAATTTGAAAGGGGAAAACCAGAAACACAGGAAATCATAAAAACCATTAAAAACCTGGGAGCAGGTGAAATTCGAGAAGATTCCGGAATAAGCATAAAAGCTATTTCAGTGTTCGCTTCGGAAAGGATAGTCCGCTTTGCTTTTGAGTACGCCCGCAAATACAAGCGTCGCAAAGTCACAGCGGTGCACAAAGCCAACATCATGAAATATTCTGACGGTTTATTCCTGGAGGTTGCCCGCAACGTAGCCAGAGAGTATCCAGACATCGAGTTTGAAGACCGCATCGTTGATAATATGTGCATGCAACTGGTACAGAAGCCGGAATTATATGACGTTCTGGTACTTCCCAATCTTTATGGAGATATCATTTCAGATCTTGGCGCTGGGCTGGTTGGCGGGCTTGGAGTGGCCCCTGGAGCCAATATTGGTGAACAGTATGCCGTTTTTGAACCAACCCACGGTAGCGCTCCCAAATATAAAGGTCTTTACAAGGTCAACCCCATTGCTATGATACTTTCTGGAGTGATGATGCTTCGCCACCTGGGAGAAGAGGAGAAAGCCGATCGATTGGAGAAAGCGGTAGCTGAGGTCATCAAAGAGGGCAAAAAGGTAACCTACGATATGAAACCAACTCCTGATGATCCAACTGCCTGCAAAACGTATGAAGTCGGCGAAGCAATCATAGAAAAGCTGAAAAGTCTTTGA
- a CDS encoding LptF/LptG family permease: MKTLDRYILKQLVVNFIFGIGLFLSILTASDLIYRLTSLWLKSGLSLVRVVQIFLWNIPSFLVYIIPMAVLLGSILTTSRLSSDSEVVALRAAGVSYFRFTIPFLIFSIWACSATILIQETFVPMSAEKLMQLTEGTSLTGLLFQENTFFREEVGEGVERIFYVRQVNSREGVLSGVTVQEYGKEGILRIISAQEATNQQGKWIFRKGILYEMGPGGEVKRIVRFEREEIGAQQSLQEMLQQQKNPREMSLAQLKGYIERESAHNKDTTRLELILWQKTAIPFASIVFVLLGVSLGVISPRSGKGVGIGVSILVVFGYYVLFSVTGVLAEGGVLDPFTGAWFSNLVGGAVGFVLIFLRERS; encoded by the coding sequence ATGAAAACCCTGGATCGTTATATACTCAAGCAGCTGGTCGTTAACTTTATTTTTGGAATTGGCCTTTTCCTCTCTATTTTGACAGCGTCGGACCTTATTTATCGTCTTACCAGCTTGTGGTTAAAAAGCGGTCTTTCCTTGGTTCGGGTAGTTCAGATTTTCCTCTGGAACATTCCCTCTTTCTTGGTGTACATCATACCTATGGCTGTGCTTCTGGGTTCCATTTTAACCACCAGCCGTCTCTCTTCAGATAGCGAGGTTGTTGCACTCAGGGCTGCGGGGGTGAGTTATTTCAGGTTTACTATCCCTTTTCTGATTTTTTCAATTTGGGCCTGTTCAGCTACGATCCTAATTCAGGAAACTTTTGTTCCCATGTCTGCGGAAAAACTGATGCAGCTTACTGAAGGTACTTCGCTCACCGGTTTACTTTTCCAAGAAAACACCTTTTTTCGAGAAGAAGTCGGAGAAGGGGTGGAACGCATTTTTTATGTGCGTCAAGTAAATTCCCGTGAAGGAGTGCTCAGCGGCGTTACAGTGCAGGAGTATGGCAAAGAAGGTATCCTGCGCATTATCAGCGCTCAGGAAGCTACCAACCAGCAGGGTAAATGGATTTTTCGCAAAGGTATTCTTTATGAAATGGGTCCTGGGGGTGAGGTAAAAAGAATTGTCCGTTTTGAAAGGGAGGAAATCGGTGCTCAGCAGAGCTTGCAGGAGATGCTTCAGCAGCAGAAAAACCCCCGGGAGATGAGCTTGGCTCAACTCAAAGGTTATATCGAGAGGGAAAGTGCGCACAATAAAGATACGACCCGGCTGGAGCTTATCCTGTGGCAGAAGACGGCTATTCCCTTTGCAAGTATTGTTTTCGTTTTGCTGGGGGTTTCTCTGGGGGTAATTTCGCCGCGCTCAGGTAAAGGTGTGGGTATTGGAGTGAGCATTCTGGTGGTATTTGGGTATTACGTTCTTTTCTCAGTAACCGGCGTCCTTGCTGAAGGTGGTGTTCTTGACCCCTTTACAGGTGCCTGGTTCAGCAACCTGGTGGGAGGAGCGGTTGGATTTGTACTCATTTTTTTGAGAGAAAGGAGTTAA
- a CDS encoding fumarylacetoacetate hydrolase family protein has product MHPKWKTPQWGRLEGKETVVPIVSPFHPEEQKDRPPLTLDEVKLLAPVKPSKIVAVGLNYADHIAEMGNTPPPNPIIFIKPQTAVIGPGEHIVLPPSSQRVDYEAELGVVIGKKCRSVTPQEAPSFILGYTCFNDVTARDLQKKDGQWTRAKSFDTFAPLGPWINTNLDPSALHIECRLNGELKQSSSTSNLLFSVFELVAFISEIMTLLPGDVIATGTPQGVGPMKDGDLVEVYVEGIGTLSNPVKAG; this is encoded by the coding sequence ATGCACCCAAAATGGAAAACCCCCCAATGGGGACGTCTTGAAGGAAAAGAAACCGTTGTCCCCATTGTCTCCCCTTTTCATCCAGAAGAACAGAAAGACCGACCACCACTCACCTTAGACGAGGTAAAACTTCTGGCTCCCGTCAAGCCGAGCAAAATTGTGGCGGTGGGCCTGAACTATGCAGACCACATCGCTGAAATGGGTAACACCCCGCCACCAAATCCCATTATCTTTATAAAACCGCAAACAGCAGTGATTGGTCCCGGAGAGCACATCGTGTTGCCTCCTTCTTCGCAGCGAGTTGACTACGAAGCAGAACTGGGTGTAGTCATAGGGAAAAAATGTCGGTCGGTGACACCCCAGGAAGCTCCTTCCTTTATCCTTGGTTATACTTGCTTTAATGATGTTACAGCCCGAGACCTACAGAAAAAGGATGGGCAGTGGACTCGTGCTAAAAGCTTTGACACTTTCGCTCCACTCGGCCCCTGGATAAACACCAACCTTGACCCTTCCGCACTTCACATCGAGTGTCGCCTCAACGGGGAATTAAAACAGTCCTCTTCGACTTCCAACCTGCTTTTTTCGGTCTTTGAGCTGGTTGCTTTCATATCCGAAATAATGACGCTTCTCCCAGGAGATGTCATTGCTACCGGAACTCCCCAAGGGGTGGGACCCATGAAGGACGGTGACCTGGTAGAAGTTTACGTTGAAGGCATAGGTACTCTATCCAACCCTGTAAAAGCCGGCTAA
- a CDS encoding DUF3084 domain-containing protein → MRASFSSFLLILSIILLSGVIAYVGDFLGRRIGRKKLSLFKLRPRYTAFLVSIITGILIATVTLLVLSAASEDVRTALFGMQELREQLNSLNQEVIARSLELENTKKRLEDYQSRVQELETKERELQNSKAALEEQTRLLGETVAQLEKQRDELQQELTSLRAELARLRSGIVAIRQGRIVFQDDEEILRAILPGGMSEDKAQEALLAVIRKGDQLALQKGAGRHSETGQAVFVPEEDFRQAIDRIHNASNDVVVRLVAAINSLQGEPVIARMYVDENRKIFSQGEIVYQKALTIDEETNIDALLGEVLRELNAVGLKQGILPQEGKVGIISASNLTEVFQELESIRGKIVLRAVAEEDIFTAGPLRVRLEVLKEQTPEGQATQSEQGGQNDTA, encoded by the coding sequence GTGAGGGCCTCTTTTTCCAGTTTTCTTTTAATTCTTTCCATAATTTTACTCAGCGGTGTTATCGCTTACGTGGGTGATTTTTTGGGGCGTCGCATCGGGAGGAAAAAGCTTTCCCTTTTTAAGCTAAGGCCTCGCTACACGGCTTTCTTGGTAAGCATTATTACTGGCATATTGATTGCCACAGTTACCCTTCTGGTTTTGAGTGCGGCTTCAGAAGATGTGCGGACAGCTCTGTTTGGTATGCAGGAGTTGCGAGAGCAACTGAATTCACTGAATCAGGAAGTAATTGCCCGCAGTCTGGAGCTTGAAAATACCAAAAAGCGACTCGAAGATTACCAGTCAAGAGTTCAAGAGCTGGAAACCAAGGAACGAGAGCTACAAAATTCCAAGGCCGCTCTGGAAGAACAGACCCGATTGCTTGGAGAAACAGTAGCTCAGCTTGAGAAGCAGAGAGACGAACTGCAGCAGGAGTTGACATCGCTTCGAGCAGAACTGGCTCGACTCCGCTCCGGCATAGTGGCTATCCGTCAGGGAAGAATTGTCTTTCAGGATGATGAGGAAATCCTGCGAGCCATACTGCCAGGTGGGATGAGTGAAGATAAGGCCCAGGAAGCGTTGCTTGCGGTAATCCGCAAGGGTGACCAGCTTGCCCTCCAGAAAGGCGCCGGTCGTCACTCGGAAACCGGACAGGCTGTTTTTGTTCCGGAGGAGGATTTCCGCCAGGCCATCGATAGAATTCACAATGCTTCCAATGATGTGGTAGTCAGACTGGTTGCTGCTATAAACAGCCTGCAGGGAGAGCCGGTGATTGCTCGCATGTATGTGGATGAAAATCGCAAAATTTTCTCGCAAGGGGAGATTGTTTATCAAAAAGCATTGACAATAGATGAGGAAACTAACATTGATGCCCTTCTGGGTGAAGTGCTGCGAGAACTGAACGCAGTTGGTCTTAAACAAGGCATCCTTCCCCAGGAAGGAAAAGTGGGAATTATCTCGGCCAGCAACCTGACCGAGGTTTTTCAAGAGCTGGAAAGCATTCGGGGGAAAATAGTGCTGCGTGCCGTAGCTGAGGAAGATATTTTTACTGCCGGACCCTTGCGAGTGCGCCTTGAGGTGCTAAAAGAGCAAACCCCAGAGGGGCAAGCTACCCAGAGCGAGCAGGGTGGTCAGAACGATACCGCTTGA
- a CDS encoding TlpA family protein disulfide reductase — MKRRSHLTTFTLLALYFAVFAISIPAAFGAAREAAPFTLKTLSGEEVSLSQLKGSPVVLVFFSTNCHFCRQEMPILQKLYEEYVLKADLKVFGIAARENPERLKSFTSSLGVNFPILLDETGRIFMEYMVMGVPTTFFVNPKGEVADLVIGATSEKVLRDKLNSILWYRGLREAEIQNLFKLNQQVTVLDARRSPSNPFSGEQGVVYIAFGDSQIEFSKFDKSKLYLVLADDNQQSLKLCKEMALQGFKRVYFMLHAN; from the coding sequence ATGAAAAGAAGGAGTCATCTGACCACATTTACTCTTCTTGCTTTGTACTTTGCTGTTTTTGCAATATCTATCCCAGCCGCTTTTGGTGCTGCCAGAGAAGCTGCTCCTTTTACGTTAAAGACACTTTCTGGTGAGGAAGTCAGCCTTTCTCAATTAAAGGGTTCTCCAGTGGTTTTGGTTTTCTTCTCCACCAATTGTCATTTTTGCAGGCAAGAGATGCCCATTTTGCAAAAGCTCTATGAAGAATATGTCCTGAAAGCCGACTTAAAGGTATTTGGCATTGCAGCGCGAGAAAATCCAGAACGACTCAAGAGCTTTACCTCCAGCCTGGGTGTCAATTTTCCGATCCTTCTTGATGAAACGGGTCGGATTTTTATGGAATATATGGTGATGGGCGTTCCCACCACCTTTTTTGTGAATCCCAAAGGCGAAGTTGCTGATTTGGTTATTGGGGCAACCAGTGAAAAAGTTTTGAGAGATAAGCTGAATAGTATACTCTGGTATCGAGGATTGAGAGAGGCCGAAATTCAGAACTTGTTTAAATTGAACCAGCAAGTTACGGTTTTAGATGCTCGCAGGAGTCCGTCCAACCCCTTTTCAGGAGAGCAAGGAGTTGTGTATATTGCTTTTGGCGATTCTCAGATAGAATTTTCGAAATTCGATAAATCAAAGCTGTATCTCGTTCTGGCTGATGATAATCAGCAAAGCTTGAAGTTGTGTAAAGAAATGGCTCTTCAAGGTTTCAAGCGGGTTTACTTTATGCTACATGCGAATTAG
- a CDS encoding flagellar assembly protein FliW, with product MQIKTAYFGELEVGEDKILFFPWGLPGFEHLRRFILLEEKGFFWLQSVEEENIVFALCDPFLYFPDYEIELSSTECQALGITSHREVIVLAIMNILSAQEIGVNLLAPIVINCGLKIGKQVVLEGSPYGLRHILRLEGANATSQ from the coding sequence ATGCAAATTAAGACTGCCTATTTTGGTGAACTGGAAGTTGGAGAAGATAAAATTCTCTTTTTCCCCTGGGGTCTTCCCGGTTTTGAACATTTGCGACGCTTTATTTTGCTTGAAGAGAAGGGATTTTTTTGGTTACAAAGCGTGGAAGAAGAAAACATAGTTTTTGCACTCTGTGATCCCTTTCTCTACTTTCCTGACTACGAGATAGAACTTTCCAGTACCGAATGTCAGGCTTTGGGTATCACTTCACATCGTGAGGTCATCGTCCTGGCCATAATGAATATTCTTTCTGCTCAAGAAATAGGGGTTAACCTTCTGGCACCGATTGTGATAAACTGTGGGTTGAAGATTGGTAAACAGGTAGTTCTTGAGGGAAGCCCTTATGGCCTGCGCCATATTTTGAGGCTGGAGGGTGCAAACGCAACGTCTCAATAA
- a CDS encoding LptA/OstA family protein — protein MLSWSGKLLWSVTFCLGLVLLAGYFFPVLAQEGFSEITIRTSSVEYDENTGKIVAPGVSTIEWGEVVIHCPALEIDTEKRELKSSGEINITWGDYEINASELFYQGDTNRLWLEKVEGSGKEVVFAAPQVQVDFEVRQLLAEGEVSFKLEPFELGCTKLIYYFQDKTWMAFEVHLSGEGWEGQAQKAVFKEGSPFISILGGAKIVKGNHSMVGDEILIYPETRRIQVKGEVSINIQP, from the coding sequence ATGTTGAGCTGGTCAGGTAAGTTGCTTTGGAGTGTTACCTTTTGCCTTGGTTTGGTGTTACTCGCTGGTTATTTCTTTCCTGTTCTGGCCCAGGAAGGCTTTTCGGAGATTACCATACGCACTTCTTCGGTGGAATATGATGAAAATACCGGAAAAATTGTAGCTCCTGGTGTGTCCACCATAGAGTGGGGAGAGGTGGTTATACATTGTCCTGCGCTGGAAATTGATACTGAAAAGCGGGAACTGAAAAGCAGTGGCGAGATAAATATTACTTGGGGAGATTACGAGATAAACGCTTCGGAGCTTTTTTACCAGGGAGATACAAACCGGCTTTGGCTTGAAAAAGTTGAGGGTAGTGGAAAAGAAGTTGTTTTTGCAGCACCTCAAGTTCAGGTTGATTTTGAGGTTCGCCAGCTCCTTGCTGAGGGTGAGGTAAGTTTCAAGCTGGAACCCTTTGAACTGGGGTGTACAAAGCTGATTTATTACTTTCAGGACAAAACCTGGATGGCTTTTGAAGTGCATCTTTCTGGAGAAGGATGGGAAGGCCAGGCACAAAAGGCTGTTTTTAAGGAAGGTTCTCCTTTCATAAGCATTCTGGGTGGAGCAAAAATTGTTAAGGGTAACCACTCCATGGTTGGTGATGAAATACTTATTTATCCTGAAACTCGCAGGATCCAGGTTAAGGGAGAAGTGTCCATTAACATTCAGCCATGA
- the csrA gene encoding carbon storage regulator CsrA, with amino-acid sequence MLVISRKVDQSIRIGDNIEIKIIGIEKGKVKIGITAPSDIPIYREELYQSLVEGNRSSVFASPDRVQNFKKIFAESKPNLPRK; translated from the coding sequence ATGTTAGTAATCAGCCGGAAGGTTGACCAAAGTATACGTATTGGGGATAACATCGAGATAAAGATTATTGGCATTGAAAAAGGAAAGGTTAAAATAGGTATTACCGCTCCTTCAGATATTCCCATTTATCGCGAAGAGCTCTATCAATCGCTGGTTGAAGGTAACAGGAGCTCGGTTTTTGCCTCTCCTGATAGGGTGCAGAATTTCAAGAAAATCTTCGCTGAAAGCAAGCCGAATTTACCGCGGAAATAA
- a CDS encoding AEC family transporter codes for MYQVLAGIFILIGIGFLLRTLRAFDTEAAFLFNRFVLYISFPCLVYRSLFHASPQASLWKIPPLGWAMVSAFFIISFYTARRFFKLGSRGAVSFAMVAAFGNTSFLGYPFVMALLGEGALPPAIFFDQMANFLSVFTVGIFFCVSVTENRFSWKQLFQILKFPPFIAFLLALTTRELGSLPRLLEETINRLAEVTVPLTMVAIGISLSLQNLRGHLKPLFGAALIKLFFLPLAMLGVSQFFSFSPLERGALVMESAMPTLMTSYVIASLYQLDAQFVSSGIVLTTLLALGSLPLWGLLF; via the coding sequence ATGTATCAGGTCCTGGCAGGTATCTTTATTCTCATTGGCATCGGTTTTCTGCTACGCACGTTGCGGGCCTTTGATACCGAAGCGGCTTTCCTTTTCAACCGCTTTGTGTTATATATTAGCTTTCCCTGCTTAGTTTACCGTTCTCTTTTTCATGCCTCTCCCCAAGCCTCACTGTGGAAAATCCCACCTCTTGGCTGGGCCATGGTAAGCGCCTTTTTCATAATCAGCTTTTATACTGCTCGTAGGTTCTTTAAACTGGGCTCAAGAGGTGCTGTCTCCTTTGCCATGGTTGCTGCTTTCGGAAATACCTCTTTCCTGGGTTACCCTTTTGTTATGGCTCTGCTTGGAGAGGGGGCCTTACCTCCGGCCATCTTTTTTGACCAGATGGCTAATTTTCTATCGGTATTCACCGTAGGGATTTTTTTCTGTGTCAGTGTCACCGAAAACAGATTTTCATGGAAACAGCTTTTTCAAATTCTGAAATTTCCGCCCTTTATAGCTTTTCTGCTCGCCCTGACCACCAGGGAACTTGGTAGTCTACCACGATTACTTGAAGAAACTATCAACCGCTTAGCTGAAGTCACCGTACCCCTAACCATGGTGGCTATAGGCATTTCGCTTTCTCTCCAAAACCTTCGTGGCCACCTGAAACCGCTCTTTGGAGCAGCCCTGATTAAGCTTTTCTTCTTACCTCTGGCCATGCTTGGGGTGTCTCAGTTTTTCTCCTTCTCACCTCTGGAGCGGGGAGCCCTGGTCATGGAGAGCGCCATGCCCACTCTTATGACCTCCTACGTCATAGCCTCCCTGTATCAACTTGACGCTCAGTTTGTGTCAAGCGGTATCGTTCTGACCACCCTGCTCGCTCTGGGTAGCTTGCCCCTCTGGGGTTTGCTCTTTTAG
- a CDS encoding radical SAM protein has product MKILLVNPPSPGIYNLIGLKLPPLGLAYLAAVCREKGHQVEIVDLQVEPRSKLHQAFSRCDLVGITSETNKVHQALKVAKEAKERFGLPVLMGGYHATFLDEEVLRSGWVDWVIRGEGEIPMSQFLEVLDKKSDLTTVPGLSFLHQGKLVRTPQTTPPEDLDALPLPARELLPLSKYWMTQVEGEPAVNVLTSRGCPFSCSFCASSQFSGRKWRSRSPENIFQEIEKIYFDLGYRGIAFVDDNFTLSPERVERLCSKIEQNRLKLKWWCFSRADTIVQNESLVRKMARAGLRMVYLGVESVEKSILDEYKKKLSAEVARKAINILRKYNVKSWASFILGSIRDTRETILRTVEFAKNLAPDLVQFSVLTPFPGTEIYEKFLKEGRIVKLNWKLFDGAHPVLKGDFLDTEEVKKLLWKAYFEFYREWRYLPQAFSMLKKIMVTSIPPLAKMKETHYWKERLQRVYSSFHAPKMENPPMGTS; this is encoded by the coding sequence TTGAAAATATTGCTGGTAAATCCCCCATCCCCGGGAATATATAATCTTATCGGCCTAAAACTTCCTCCTCTGGGCCTTGCTTACCTTGCTGCTGTCTGCAGGGAAAAAGGTCATCAGGTGGAAATTGTTGACCTTCAAGTGGAACCCCGTTCAAAGCTACATCAGGCTTTTTCTCGTTGTGACCTGGTAGGCATCACTTCAGAAACCAACAAAGTACATCAGGCACTCAAAGTGGCAAAAGAGGCCAAGGAGCGGTTCGGGTTACCCGTACTCATGGGAGGATATCATGCCACCTTCTTAGACGAAGAAGTGCTACGTTCAGGATGGGTAGATTGGGTCATCCGGGGAGAAGGGGAAATTCCGATGTCTCAATTCCTGGAAGTTCTGGATAAAAAAAGCGATTTAACCACTGTGCCCGGCCTCTCCTTTTTGCACCAGGGGAAACTCGTTCGTACCCCCCAAACAACTCCCCCTGAAGATCTTGACGCTTTGCCTTTACCAGCCCGAGAGCTTTTACCCCTTTCTAAATACTGGATGACCCAGGTAGAAGGAGAACCAGCAGTAAACGTTTTGACCAGCCGGGGATGTCCTTTTAGCTGTTCGTTTTGTGCTTCTTCCCAGTTCTCAGGCAGGAAGTGGCGTAGTCGGTCTCCAGAAAACATTTTTCAAGAAATAGAAAAAATATATTTTGACCTGGGATACCGAGGTATCGCTTTTGTCGATGACAATTTTACGCTTTCCCCAGAACGTGTGGAAAGGCTGTGTTCCAAAATAGAGCAGAACCGCCTAAAGCTAAAGTGGTGGTGCTTTTCAAGGGCGGATACCATCGTCCAGAACGAATCTTTGGTGAGAAAAATGGCCAGAGCCGGGCTGCGTATGGTGTACTTGGGTGTGGAAAGTGTTGAAAAAAGCATTCTTGATGAATACAAAAAGAAACTATCAGCAGAAGTAGCCAGAAAAGCAATAAATATCCTCCGCAAATACAACGTTAAAAGCTGGGCATCTTTTATCCTGGGAAGCATCAGAGATACCCGGGAGACCATTTTGCGCACTGTCGAGTTCGCCAAAAACCTCGCCCCGGATTTGGTACAATTTTCAGTCCTCACTCCTTTCCCAGGAACCGAAATCTATGAAAAATTTCTTAAGGAAGGACGCATCGTGAAACTCAACTGGAAGCTCTTTGATGGAGCACACCCGGTCCTCAAAGGTGATTTTCTGGACACCGAAGAGGTAAAGAAACTACTCTGGAAAGCTTACTTCGAGTTTTATCGGGAATGGCGTTATCTACCCCAAGCTTTTTCCATGCTCAAAAAAATTATGGTAACCAGCATACCTCCTCTGGCTAAAATGAAAGAAACCCATTACTGGAAGGAGAGGTTGCAACGTGTATATTCTTCGTTTCATGCACCCAAAATGGAAAACCCCCCAATGGGGACGTCTTGA
- the lptB gene encoding LPS export ABC transporter ATP-binding protein — translation MRRDWKILRGEELVKEYNRKKVVNGVSIEVKRGEVVGLLGPNGAGKTTTFYMIVGLIHPTEGRVFLDERALNGIPMYVRARMGIGYLPQEPSVFRKLKVKENLDLVLEMQGLSRHEVRKRRDALLEEFGIAHLALSSANLLSGGERRRLEIARALATEPSFILLDEPFTGIDPIAVEEIQHIIRYLAQKGIGVLITDHAVRETLAITDRAYIMFEGKILVAGSPEEILQSDLSRKYYLGERFNL, via the coding sequence TTGCGGAGAGATTGGAAGATACTGCGCGGTGAGGAGCTGGTTAAAGAATATAACCGGAAAAAAGTGGTTAACGGTGTCAGCATTGAGGTGAAAAGGGGTGAAGTAGTGGGTCTTTTAGGTCCCAATGGCGCCGGCAAAACCACTACGTTTTACATGATTGTAGGACTTATCCACCCCACAGAGGGAAGGGTTTTTCTGGATGAACGTGCCCTGAACGGTATACCAATGTATGTTCGGGCCAGGATGGGCATTGGATACCTGCCGCAGGAACCCTCTGTTTTCAGAAAGTTGAAGGTTAAAGAGAACCTGGACCTGGTGCTTGAAATGCAGGGCTTGTCACGTCATGAAGTTCGCAAAAGAAGGGATGCTCTACTGGAGGAATTTGGCATTGCCCATCTTGCACTCTCTTCAGCCAACCTCCTTTCGGGCGGAGAGCGGAGGAGATTGGAAATTGCCAGAGCTTTGGCCACGGAGCCTTCTTTTATTCTTCTTGACGAGCCGTTTACTGGTATTGACCCTATTGCGGTTGAAGAAATTCAACACATCATACGTTATCTGGCCCAGAAGGGGATTGGAGTCCTTATTACTGACCACGCAGTGCGGGAAACCCTGGCCATAACTGACCGTGCATACATCATGTTCGAAGGTAAAATTCTGGTTGCTGGTTCCCCTGAGGAAATACTCCAATCTGACCTGAGCCGAAAGTACTATCTGGGAGAACGGTTTAACCTTTAA
- the flgL gene encoding flagellar hook-associated protein FlgL, producing the protein MRVTQRVLSDRVMQNLNNILERMVRIEDVLSSGKAIRRPSDDPIKINNILSLKTSISKLEQFRSNVEDARNWLNLVDESLGSATDVIQKIRTLALQGANGSLTAEDRVIIAEEVEKQLEELVSIGNISYADRYLFAGARLTEPPFVIQGNQITYLGDSNSLIREIESKTVIDISFPGDEVFFRGFEARSSNPITLNPGDQFSINGTVITIDATMTTLQDLVNAINNEPSLRSTAYAVTDGSTLVLRSRTESTLVLSDVNGTPLQDWGILDAGGNIQNTSEAEGILKVVKDLVEHLRGNQPQGIEEDISKIDQELNNLLGIRAQVGAKVQRLENALNRFEDFSLNFKTLLSSNEDIDVAEVVMQLKEHQNVYQMALAAAAQVTQPTLLDFLR; encoded by the coding sequence ATGCGAGTGACCCAGAGGGTTCTCAGCGATAGGGTAATGCAGAATCTTAATAACATCCTGGAAAGAATGGTCAGGATAGAAGATGTTCTCTCTTCGGGCAAGGCGATTCGTAGACCCTCTGATGACCCCATTAAAATTAACAACATATTGTCTCTAAAAACTTCAATCAGTAAACTGGAGCAATTCCGCTCTAACGTTGAGGATGCCAGAAACTGGTTAAACCTGGTTGACGAAAGCCTGGGTTCGGCGACTGATGTCATCCAAAAAATACGTACTCTTGCTTTGCAGGGAGCCAATGGGTCCCTGACTGCTGAAGACAGGGTGATTATAGCTGAGGAAGTGGAAAAACAGCTGGAAGAACTGGTTTCCATTGGAAACATTTCCTACGCTGACCGCTACCTTTTTGCAGGAGCACGCCTGACTGAGCCGCCCTTTGTGATACAAGGAAATCAGATTACTTATCTGGGAGATTCGAATTCCCTGATTAGGGAAATTGAGTCCAAAACGGTTATTGATATTAGCTTTCCAGGGGATGAAGTGTTCTTCAGGGGGTTCGAAGCCCGAAGTTCCAACCCGATAACTCTTAACCCCGGTGACCAGTTCAGTATCAATGGGACGGTTATCACCATTGATGCTACCATGACCACCCTGCAGGACCTGGTTAATGCTATTAACAATGAACCCTCTTTGCGTTCTACTGCGTATGCTGTAACTGATGGGTCAACCCTTGTTTTACGCTCCCGTACTGAGAGTACACTGGTTCTTTCCGATGTAAACGGTACACCACTTCAAGATTGGGGAATACTTGATGCAGGAGGGAACATTCAAAATACCTCCGAGGCTGAGGGTATCCTTAAAGTGGTCAAGGACCTGGTTGAACACCTGCGTGGAAACCAGCCGCAAGGCATTGAAGAGGACATAAGTAAAATAGACCAGGAATTGAATAATCTTTTGGGTATCCGTGCCCAGGTAGGAGCCAAAGTCCAGCGCCTCGAGAATGCCCTTAACCGTTTTGAGGACTTTTCACTTAATTTTAAGACTTTGCTTTCTTCTAACGAGGATATAGATGTTGCAGAGGTGGTTATGCAGCTTAAGGAACATCAAAACGTTTATCAGATGGCCCTTGCTGCGGCTGCCCAAGTGACTCAACCAACCCTGCTTGACTTTCTTCGTTGA